Proteins found in one Misgurnus anguillicaudatus chromosome 3, ASM2758022v2, whole genome shotgun sequence genomic segment:
- the cdadc1 gene encoding cytidine and dCMP deaminase domain-containing protein 1, whose protein sequence is MAESHSRRSRRDFEENKCVPNGEEVRYVKDVGVQTEAKVQDQFPRLSKDNLFTLLSLWMELFPKKEEGCRENDATADSGLVVVKECRVLDLHCSSVGLHAGQVAVIKHGPRLKGCDLYFSRKPCSTCLKMLINVGVNRISYWPSDTEISLLSGGRDSADSTHQEAILDATAAERLKSNSRPHICVLLQSLGCNMLQFVDETSQKCDFLGKIAADNPALDVSDIFRRERWNNLDDLLKRFFINDEEQHKYVLNKMGLENFVVEQNFHNLREHMKDLIKVLASVAAGVPVLQSEYGFFTRDLPASGSPALPQDVARHCIIQARLLACRTEDPKVGVGAVIWAEGKQSKCDGTGRFYLVSCGYNAYPLGSGYADYPRMDHRQEERQNTKYRYVLHAEQNALTFRSTEIKDEDNTMMFVTKCPCDECVPLIGCAGIKQIYTTDLDSGKVKNDISYLRFNKLAGVQKFVWQQKCCDRQTTEQTAPSGSNGFLKRRDEDIEFQCNKRLRS, encoded by the exons ATGGCAGAATCTCATAGTCGGCGGTCTCGTCGGGATTTCGAGGAAAACAAATGTGTCCCAAACGGCGAGGAGGTGCGATATGTAAAGGACGTTGGCGTACAGACGGAGGCCAAAGTACAAG ATCAGTTTCCTAGATTGTCCAAGGACAACCTCTTCACGTTGTTAAGTCTATGGATGGAACTTTTCCCCAAAAAAGAAGAAGGGTGCAGAGAAAATGATGCT ACTGCAGACAGTGGCCTCGTGGTGGTCAAGGAGTGCAGAGTCCTGGATCTTCATTGCTCCAGTGTGGGGTTGCATGCAGGCCAGGTGGCTGTCATCAAACACGGCCCCAGACTAAAAGGATGCGATCTTTACTTTTCCAGAAAACCTTGCTCAACCTGCCTCAAGATGCTCATCAACG TTGGCGTGAACAGGATCTCCTACTGGCCCAGTGATACTGAGATCAGCTTGCTGTCAGGTGGGCGCGATAGTGCAGATTCCACCCACCAAGAGGCCATCTTGGACGCGACAGCTGCAGAAAGACTAAAGTCCAACAGCAGACCGCACATCTGCGTCCTTTTGCAATCTCTAGGCTGTAACATGCTGCAATTCGTTGACGAAACTTCTCAGAAGTGTGACTTCCTTGGAAAGATTGCAGCTGATAATCCGGCTCTAGATGTTTCTGATATCTTCAGGAGGGAGCGGTGGAACAACTTGGATGATTTGTTGAAAAGGTTCTTTATAAATGATGAGGAACAGCACAAGTACGTTCTGAACAAGATGGGACTTGAGAACTTTGTGGTGGAACAAAATTTCCATAACCTGAGGGAACACATGAAGGATCTGATTAAGGTTTTAGCCTCGGTGGCCGCCGGCGTTCCGGTTCTACAGAGTGAATATGGGTTCTTTACAAGAGATCTCCCAGCGTCGGGTTCTCCAGCGTTGCCTCAGGATGTTGCACGACATTGTATCATACAAGCCCGATTACTGGCCTGCAGAACAG AGGATCCCAAAGTGGGTGTTGGTGCTGTAATTTGGGCCGAGGGGAAACAG TCAAAATGTGATGGCACCGGTCGTTTCTACTTGGTGAGCTGTGGCTACAACGCTTACCCGTTAGGCTCGGGGTACGCAGACTACCCGCGCATGGATCATAGGCAAGAGGAGAGACAGAACACAAAGTACAGATACGTCCTGCATGCAGAACAGAATGCTCTCACATTCAG GAGCACAGAGATTAAAGATGAGGACAACACGAtgatgtttgtaaccaaatgtCCGTGTGACGAATGCGTTCCTCTGATTGGCTGCGCTGGAATAAAACAAATCTACACCACTGATCTGGACAGTGGCAAAGTGAAGAATGATATCTCCTACCTCAGGTTTAACAAACTCGCCGGAGTTCAGAAGTTTGTC TGGCAACAGAAATGTTGTGATAGACAAACTACAGAGCAAACGGCTCCATCAGGGTCAA ATGGCTTCTTGAAACGAAGAGATGAAGACATTGAATTTCAGTGCAACAAAAGACTGCGATCATAA